From Streptomyces durmitorensis, a single genomic window includes:
- the glgX gene encoding glycogen debranching protein GlgX: MSSAAEQEALRGGRRGTGAAAVNGKTAAVNGPSTRTEARAAPRAAASTRGPTVWPGAPTPLGARFRVGPDGVAGTNFALWAGGAEAVELCLFDDEGVETRSPLTELTHEIWHGFVPGVRPGQRYGYRVHGRWDPWTGARWNPAKLLLDPYARAVDGDFATSGLPPEVYGHVRDWPQQQVADTVRDDRDSAAYVPKGVVVHDDAPDDEWTDDRRPKTPWADSVIYEVHVRGFTKLHPGIPQELRGTYAGLAHPAAIEHLVGLGVTAVELLPVHQFAHEDHLLRRGLRNYWGYNSIGYFAPHAAYAASGTTGGQVGEFKRMVRALHEAGIEVILDVVYNHTAEAGELGPMFSLKGIDNRGYYRLQPSDARRYADYTGCGNTLQVVQPHVLRLITDSLRYWVTEMGVDGFRFDLAAALARSFHDVDMLSPFLAVIAQDPVLRRVKLIAEPWDVGSGGYQVGAFPPLWTEWNDRYRGAVRDFWRGALPDVRDLGYRLSGSSDLYAWGGRRPYASVNFVTAHDGFTLRDLVTYERKHNEANGEGNRDGSDDNRAWNCGVEGETADQRVTELRRRQLRNLLTTLLLSTGVPMLVAGDEMGRTQGGSNNAYCQDNEVSWVDWGLLEDPGWRALYDLTSRLIALRHQHPVLRRRAFFSGRAHSADGLRDLAWFTARGAEMTEGDWYAPAATLGMYLSGRDIPGRDARGAPVVDDSFLAVLHAADRAGSFVLPGAPWAQAYEVVVDTSLEEQGAAPGTVLRADTTVTMDARSVLLLRVRDDVTGGGG, translated from the coding sequence GTGTCCAGCGCAGCCGAACAGGAAGCACTTCGGGGTGGGCGGCGCGGGACGGGCGCGGCCGCCGTGAACGGGAAGACCGCCGCCGTGAACGGTCCCTCGACGCGGACGGAGGCGCGCGCCGCGCCGCGGGCCGCCGCGAGCACGCGCGGCCCGACCGTGTGGCCGGGGGCGCCGACGCCGCTCGGCGCGCGGTTCAGAGTGGGGCCCGACGGGGTCGCGGGCACCAACTTCGCGCTGTGGGCCGGGGGCGCGGAGGCCGTCGAGCTCTGCCTGTTCGACGACGAAGGCGTCGAGACGCGCTCGCCGCTTACCGAGCTGACGCACGAGATCTGGCACGGCTTCGTGCCGGGCGTCCGTCCGGGGCAGCGCTACGGCTACCGCGTGCACGGCCGCTGGGACCCGTGGACGGGCGCCCGCTGGAACCCGGCGAAACTGCTCCTTGATCCGTACGCGCGTGCGGTGGACGGCGACTTCGCCACGTCCGGTCTGCCGCCCGAGGTGTACGGCCATGTGCGGGACTGGCCCCAGCAGCAGGTGGCCGACACGGTGCGGGACGACAGGGACTCGGCCGCGTACGTCCCCAAGGGCGTGGTCGTGCACGACGACGCCCCGGACGACGAGTGGACCGACGACCGGCGCCCGAAGACTCCGTGGGCGGACTCGGTCATCTACGAGGTCCACGTACGCGGCTTCACCAAGCTGCACCCGGGGATTCCCCAGGAGCTGCGGGGCACGTACGCCGGTCTCGCGCATCCGGCGGCGATCGAGCATCTCGTCGGGCTGGGGGTGACGGCGGTGGAGCTGCTGCCGGTGCACCAGTTCGCGCACGAGGACCATCTGCTGCGGCGTGGACTGCGGAACTACTGGGGCTACAACTCGATCGGCTACTTCGCACCGCACGCGGCGTACGCGGCGTCGGGGACGACGGGCGGGCAGGTCGGCGAGTTCAAGCGGATGGTGCGGGCGCTGCACGAGGCCGGGATCGAGGTGATCCTGGACGTGGTCTACAACCACACGGCGGAGGCGGGCGAGCTGGGCCCGATGTTCTCGCTCAAGGGCATAGACAACCGCGGCTACTACCGGCTTCAGCCGTCCGACGCGCGGCGGTACGCGGACTACACGGGCTGCGGGAACACGCTCCAGGTGGTGCAGCCGCACGTCCTGCGCCTGATCACGGACTCCTTGCGCTACTGGGTGACCGAGATGGGCGTGGACGGCTTCCGCTTCGACCTCGCGGCGGCGCTCGCGCGCTCGTTCCACGACGTCGACATGCTCTCCCCCTTTCTCGCGGTGATCGCGCAGGACCCGGTGCTTCGGCGCGTGAAGCTGATCGCCGAGCCGTGGGACGTGGGCTCGGGCGGCTATCAGGTGGGGGCGTTCCCGCCGCTGTGGACGGAGTGGAACGACCGTTATCGGGGCGCGGTGCGGGACTTCTGGCGGGGCGCGCTGCCCGATGTGCGGGATCTGGGGTACCGGCTCTCCGGGTCGAGCGACCTGTACGCGTGGGGCGGGCGGCGTCCGTACGCGTCGGTGAACTTCGTGACGGCGCACGACGGGTTCACGCTGCGGGACCTGGTCACGTACGAGCGCAAGCACAACGAGGCCAACGGCGAGGGAAACAGGGACGGTTCGGACGACAACCGGGCCTGGAACTGCGGCGTGGAGGGCGAGACGGCGGACCAGCGGGTGACGGAGCTGCGGCGGCGGCAGCTGCGCAATCTGCTGACGACGCTGCTGCTCTCGACGGGGGTGCCGATGCTGGTGGCCGGGGACGAGATGGGGCGTACGCAAGGGGGCAGCAACAACGCGTACTGCCAGGACAACGAGGTCAGCTGGGTGGACTGGGGGCTGCTTGAGGATCCGGGGTGGCGGGCTCTGTACGACCTGACGTCCCGTCTGATCGCTCTGCGGCACCAGCATCCCGTGCTGCGGCGGCGGGCGTTCTTCTCGGGGCGTGCGCATTCGGCGGACGGGCTTCGGGACCTGGCGTGGTTCACGGCGCGCGGGGCGGAGATGACGGAGGGCGACTGGTACGCGCCGGCGGCGACGCTCGGCATGTATCTGTCGGGCCGCGACATCCCCGGGCGTGACGCCAGGGGCGCGCCGGTCGTCGACGACAGTTTCCTCGCGGTCCTGCACGCGGCGGACCGCGCGGGAAGCTTCGTGCTGCCGGGTGCGCCGTGGGCCCAGGCGTACGAGGTGGTGGTGGACACCTCCCTGGAGGAGCAGGGGGCCGCGCCCGGCACCGTCCTGCGCGCGGACACGACGGTCACGATGGACGCGCGGTCGGTGCTGTTGCTGCGGGTGCGCGACGACGTGACGGGCGGGGGTGGCTGA
- a CDS encoding LysR family transcriptional regulator, which translates to MDLELRHLKTIRAIADAGSLTKAATVLGLAQPALSAQLKRIERALGGELFERGRHGVRATPLGEFVLARARVVLPAVSGLREEALRFGRAWEGGAGFRLGATHGPLLGALVDRLAAAHPGVPVTTHTSWSEREIASRTADGRLDFALVGTCGASTPPESELLVWREVARDPVFVMLPTGHPLAGRQEIDLAALAGEAWTDVPGDGCFADCFTAACARAGFTPSSVYETDVASCVHLVQVGRAVGLCRATFPPTHGLVTRPLAGAPLYWRHLLGWHPTAPAHDTAPAVFAQARAAHAEAAARSESYTAWLAAPSTRLP; encoded by the coding sequence ATGGACCTGGAGTTGCGGCACCTCAAGACGATCCGGGCGATCGCCGACGCGGGCAGCCTGACCAAGGCCGCCACCGTGCTCGGGCTCGCGCAGCCCGCCCTGAGCGCGCAGTTGAAGCGGATCGAGCGCGCCCTGGGAGGGGAGCTCTTCGAGCGGGGGCGGCACGGCGTGCGGGCCACTCCGCTCGGGGAGTTCGTGCTCGCCCGCGCCCGGGTCGTCCTGCCCGCGGTCAGCGGCCTGCGCGAGGAGGCGCTGCGGTTCGGCCGGGCCTGGGAGGGCGGGGCGGGGTTCCGGCTCGGCGCGACGCACGGGCCGCTGCTCGGCGCCCTGGTGGACCGGCTCGCCGCCGCGCACCCGGGGGTGCCGGTGACGACCCACACCTCCTGGTCGGAGCGGGAGATCGCCTCCCGCACGGCCGACGGCCGCCTTGACTTCGCGCTGGTGGGGACGTGCGGGGCGAGCACACCGCCGGAGAGCGAACTCCTTGTGTGGCGTGAGGTCGCCCGTGACCCCGTCTTCGTCATGCTGCCCACCGGGCATCCGCTGGCCGGCCGCCAGGAGATCGACCTGGCGGCGCTCGCGGGCGAGGCGTGGACGGACGTGCCGGGCGACGGCTGCTTCGCGGACTGCTTCACCGCCGCGTGCGCCCGCGCGGGGTTCACCCCGTCGTCCGTCTACGAGACGGATGTCGCGTCCTGTGTCCATCTGGTCCAGGTGGGGCGGGCGGTGGGGCTCTGCCGGGCGACGTTCCCGCCGACGCACGGCCTGGTGACCCGGCCGCTCGCCGGGGCGCCGCTGTACTGGCGGCATCTGCTCGGCTGGCATCCGACGGCCCCGGCCCACGACACCGCGCCCGCCGTCTTCGCGCAGGCCCGCGCGGCGCACGCCGAGGCCGCGGCGCGCAGCGAGAGCTACACGGCATGGCTCGCGGCGCCTTCGACCCGCCTTCCCTGA
- a CDS encoding carbohydrate-binding protein, whose translation MLPTHHRRAAAACAALAASCALVLAGLPGTANAQADPARASLPSPAETAAVDRTSPEVLKAMQRDLGLTSAQAEARLVNEAEAGAAAGALRAALGRDFAGAWVHGATSARLTVATTDASDVPAIEAGGARAEVVRHSTAQLDAAKAKLDRAAKKAATRDAPVWYVDVRSNAIVVRAVHTAAAKSLVSAAGVASSLVRIERTKERPRPLYDLVGGEAYYMGGRCSIGFPVTKGTQQGFATAGHCGRAGTATSGYNQVAQGTFQASIFPGRDMAWVAVNSQWTATPYVKGQGGQRVGVGGSTQSPVGASICRSGSTTGWHCGTIQQHNTSVTYPEGTISGVTRTTVCAEPGDSGGSYISGSQAQGVTSGGSGNCSSGGTTFHQPINPLLQQFGLTLKTTGGGPGPGPGDPEPGGTWAAGKVYAPGDTVTYGGSTYRCLQGHQAQPGWQPPNTPALWQSA comes from the coding sequence ATGCTCCCCACCCACCACAGACGCGCCGCGGCGGCGTGCGCCGCACTCGCCGCGTCCTGCGCCCTGGTCCTCGCGGGTCTGCCCGGCACCGCGAACGCCCAGGCCGATCCCGCTCGCGCCTCTCTGCCATCCCCCGCCGAGACCGCCGCCGTCGACAGGACATCGCCCGAGGTCCTGAAGGCCATGCAGCGGGACCTCGGCCTCACGTCGGCGCAGGCCGAGGCCCGTCTGGTCAACGAGGCCGAGGCCGGCGCCGCCGCGGGAGCCCTGCGGGCCGCCCTCGGCCGTGACTTCGCGGGCGCCTGGGTGCACGGCGCCACGTCGGCGCGGCTCACCGTGGCCACCACCGACGCCTCCGACGTCCCCGCGATCGAGGCGGGGGGTGCGCGGGCCGAGGTCGTGCGGCACTCCACGGCCCAACTGGACGCGGCCAAGGCGAAGTTGGACCGCGCCGCGAAGAAGGCGGCGACGCGCGACGCGCCCGTCTGGTACGTCGACGTGCGCTCCAACGCGATCGTGGTGCGTGCCGTGCACACCGCCGCCGCCAAGTCCCTCGTCTCCGCCGCGGGTGTTGCTTCCTCCCTCGTACGGATCGAGAGGACCAAGGAACGGCCGCGCCCGCTGTACGACCTCGTGGGCGGCGAGGCGTACTACATGGGCGGCCGGTGTTCCATCGGCTTCCCGGTCACCAAGGGCACCCAGCAGGGCTTCGCCACGGCGGGCCACTGCGGGCGCGCGGGCACCGCGACCAGCGGCTACAACCAGGTGGCCCAGGGCACGTTCCAGGCGTCGATCTTCCCCGGCAGGGACATGGCCTGGGTCGCCGTCAACTCCCAGTGGACCGCCACCCCGTACGTGAAGGGCCAGGGCGGGCAACGGGTCGGCGTCGGGGGCTCCACGCAGTCCCCGGTGGGTGCGTCGATCTGCCGGTCCGGCTCCACTACGGGGTGGCACTGCGGCACGATCCAGCAGCACAACACCAGTGTCACCTACCCCGAGGGCACCATCAGCGGCGTGACGCGGACGACGGTCTGCGCGGAGCCGGGCGACTCGGGCGGCTCCTACATATCCGGGAGCCAGGCGCAGGGCGTCACGTCGGGCGGCTCGGGCAACTGCTCAAGCGGCGGGACGACCTTCCACCAGCCGATCAATCCGCTGCTCCAGCAGTTTGGCTTGACGCTCAAAACCACTGGGGGTGGCCCCGGGCCCGGCCCCGGTGACCCTGAGCCCGGCGGCACTTGGGCCGCGGGCAAGGTCTATGCCCCCGGAGACACCGTCACCTACGGCGGGTCGACCTACCGGTGCCTGCAGGGGCATCAGGCTCAGCCTGGGTGGCAGCCGCCCAACACCCCTGCGCTGTGGCAGTCCGCCTGA
- a CDS encoding response regulator, translating to MADLITLLIVDDHPVVRDGLRGMFRSDPCFEVLGEAADGVEALALVERLDPDVVLMDLRMPGGGGVDAIAELGRRGARARVLVLTTYDTDSDTLPAIEAGATGYLLKDAPRDDLFTAVRAAAQGRTVLSPAVASRLVSRVRAPGNEPLSTREREVLALVAKGTSNRAIAVELFISEATVKTHLTHIYGKLGVKDRAAAVATAYSRGILG from the coding sequence ATGGCTGACCTGATCACCCTGCTCATCGTCGATGACCATCCCGTCGTACGGGACGGTCTGCGCGGCATGTTCCGGTCGGACCCGTGCTTCGAGGTGCTCGGCGAGGCCGCCGACGGCGTCGAGGCGCTCGCCCTGGTGGAGCGCCTGGACCCGGACGTCGTCCTGATGGACCTGCGCATGCCGGGCGGGGGCGGCGTCGACGCGATCGCCGAGCTGGGCCGGCGCGGCGCCCGGGCCCGGGTCCTGGTCCTCACCACGTACGACACGGACTCGGACACGCTGCCCGCGATCGAGGCGGGCGCGACCGGCTATCTCCTCAAGGACGCGCCCCGCGACGACCTGTTCACCGCGGTCCGCGCGGCGGCCCAGGGCCGCACGGTCCTCTCGCCCGCCGTCGCGTCCCGGCTCGTCTCACGCGTGCGTGCCCCCGGCAACGAGCCGCTGAGCACCCGCGAACGGGAAGTGCTCGCGCTCGTCGCCAAGGGCACGTCGAACCGTGCGATCGCCGTCGAACTCTTCATCAGCGAGGCCACGGTCAAGACGCACCTCACCCACATCTACGGCAAGCTGGGCGTCAAGGACCGGGCGGCGGCGGTGGCCACGGCGTACAGCAGAGGCATCCTGGGCTGA
- a CDS encoding sensor histidine kinase, with protein sequence MIERRWGMFHRWGPYVLLGFGILMSAATSGVVGMGRDAWYVAGALVVAAVALQLWWGRLAPAHPGPSRTGAVYYALRWAIAFVLTWINPFFAFYAVVGYFGAERLLSPRLVKPGLFATAVIMAGSQSGGLPPDEELGWSVFGGLLAVNIALLTVFAHLAEQEEQRARDAAATIVELERTNTALQQAMDENAALHDQLLVQAREAGVADERRRLAAEIHDTIAQGLTGIIAQLQVVSTASDETLAREHLGRAADLARHSLGEARRSVHNLSPTALEHDALPEALKKTVAQWAERTGVRADFTVTGPAEPLHEEIEATLLRIVQEALSNAARHAEADRLGVTLSYMEGEVALDVRDDGRGFDPLTLVRRSGSGGFGLDGMRARAERIAGSFTVESEPGNGTALSARVPLVRHG encoded by the coding sequence ATGATCGAGCGGCGATGGGGCATGTTCCACCGCTGGGGCCCCTACGTCCTGCTCGGGTTCGGCATCCTCATGTCGGCCGCCACGAGCGGCGTCGTCGGCATGGGCCGCGACGCGTGGTACGTGGCGGGGGCCCTGGTCGTCGCCGCGGTGGCGCTCCAGCTGTGGTGGGGCCGCCTGGCCCCCGCCCACCCCGGCCCCTCGCGCACGGGCGCCGTCTACTACGCCCTGCGCTGGGCGATCGCCTTCGTCCTCACCTGGATCAACCCGTTCTTCGCGTTCTACGCCGTCGTCGGCTACTTCGGCGCCGAACGGCTGCTGTCCCCGCGTCTGGTCAAGCCCGGCCTCTTCGCCACCGCCGTCATCATGGCGGGCTCCCAGTCGGGCGGACTTCCGCCCGACGAGGAACTCGGCTGGTCCGTCTTCGGCGGGCTGCTCGCCGTGAACATCGCGCTGCTCACCGTCTTCGCCCACCTCGCGGAGCAGGAGGAACAGCGCGCCCGCGACGCCGCTGCCACCATCGTCGAACTGGAACGCACCAACACCGCACTCCAGCAGGCCATGGACGAGAACGCCGCCCTGCACGACCAACTCCTCGTCCAGGCAAGGGAGGCGGGCGTCGCCGACGAGCGGCGCAGGCTCGCCGCCGAGATCCACGACACCATCGCGCAGGGCCTGACCGGCATCATCGCCCAGCTCCAGGTCGTCTCCACCGCCTCCGACGAGACCCTGGCCCGCGAACACCTTGGCCGCGCCGCCGACCTGGCCCGGCACAGCCTCGGCGAGGCCCGCCGCTCCGTCCACAACCTCTCCCCGACGGCCCTGGAGCACGACGCGCTGCCCGAAGCGCTGAAGAAGACGGTCGCCCAGTGGGCCGAACGCACCGGCGTCCGCGCCGACTTCACGGTCACCGGACCCGCCGAGCCGCTCCACGAAGAGATCGAGGCGACCCTCCTGCGCATCGTCCAGGAGGCCCTGTCCAACGCCGCCCGGCACGCGGAAGCCGACCGCCTCGGCGTCACCCTCTCCTACATGGAGGGCGAGGTCGCCCTGGACGTACGCGACGACGGCCGCGGCTTCGACCCGCTGACCCTGGTGCGGCGCAGCGGCTCCGGCGGCTTCGGCCTGGACGGCATGCGGGCCCGCGCCGAACGCATCGCGGGCTCGTTCACCGTCGAATCGGAGCCGGGCAACGGCACCGCGCTCTCGGCTCGCGTACCGTTGGTCCGCCATGGCTGA
- a CDS encoding ABC transporter permease — translation MTTTTAVAAPHATARSKASAAVLKAEFRIFRREPGALFWIMAFPTVLLVILGSIPSFRETDASLGGVRLVDAYVPVTVLLSLIMAGLQAMPPMITGYRERGILRRMSTTPVRPSAVLGAQMGIHGAAALVSALLSLTVGRLVFDVPLPRQAFGYAIALLLAILCGLALGAVVSAISRTTKAATAIGSAVFFPMMFSAGVWLPVQAMPDALARVVEIAPLGAAAQALGEAAAGDWPGLSHLGVLAVWTVVLSAAAARWFRWE, via the coding sequence ATGACCACGACCACCGCCGTCGCCGCGCCGCACGCCACCGCGAGGAGCAAGGCCTCGGCCGCCGTCCTCAAGGCCGAGTTCCGGATCTTCCGCCGCGAGCCGGGCGCCCTCTTCTGGATCATGGCGTTCCCCACGGTCCTCCTGGTGATCCTCGGCTCCATCCCCTCCTTCCGGGAGACCGACGCCTCGCTGGGCGGCGTCCGCCTCGTCGACGCGTACGTCCCCGTGACGGTGCTGCTCTCGCTGATCATGGCGGGCCTCCAGGCCATGCCGCCGATGATCACCGGCTACCGCGAACGCGGCATCCTGCGCCGCATGTCGACCACGCCGGTCCGCCCCTCCGCCGTCCTCGGCGCGCAGATGGGCATCCACGGCGCCGCCGCGCTCGTCTCGGCCCTGCTCTCCCTGACCGTGGGCCGCCTGGTCTTCGACGTGCCCCTGCCGCGCCAGGCCTTCGGCTACGCGATCGCGCTGCTTCTCGCCATCCTGTGCGGGCTCGCACTCGGCGCCGTGGTCTCCGCGATCTCGCGCACGACCAAGGCCGCGACCGCGATCGGCTCCGCCGTCTTCTTCCCGATGATGTTCAGCGCGGGTGTCTGGCTGCCGGTGCAGGCGATGCCGGACGCGCTCGCCCGCGTCGTGGAGATCGCCCCGCTCGGCGCCGCGGCCCAGGCCCTGGGCGAGGCCGCGGCCGGCGACTGGCCAGGACTGTCCCACCTCGGCGTGCTCGCGGTGTGGACCGTGGTCCTCTCGGCGGCGGCCGCGCGGTGGTTCCGGTGGGAGTGA
- a CDS encoding ABC transporter ATP-binding protein: MPIIEVRDLRKAYGGRAVVDGVSFAVEEGEIFGVLGPNGAGKTTTVECVEGLRLPDSGTVRVAGHDPVADHDRVTQLLGAQLQESELQAKLTVREALELYAAFYPNPANWRPLAERLRLTDKLDSRFGKLSGGQKQRLFIALALIGNPRVVVLDELTTGLDPRARRDTWELIEDVRDSGVTVLLVTHFMEEAQRLCDRIAVIDQGRIAALDSPAGLISRAAGSTVMSFTPSAPLDERELAALPRVISVDQRDGRYTLGGTDETVNAAITLLARHHITAHQLRVSDATLDDAFLDLTGATA; the protein is encoded by the coding sequence ATGCCCATCATCGAAGTGCGGGACCTGCGCAAGGCCTACGGCGGACGTGCCGTCGTCGACGGTGTCTCCTTCGCCGTCGAGGAGGGCGAGATCTTCGGCGTCCTCGGGCCCAACGGCGCGGGCAAGACCACCACCGTGGAGTGCGTCGAGGGCCTGCGCCTGCCCGACAGCGGAACCGTCCGCGTCGCCGGGCACGACCCCGTCGCCGACCACGACCGGGTCACCCAGCTCCTCGGCGCCCAGCTCCAGGAGAGCGAGCTCCAGGCGAAGCTCACCGTGCGCGAGGCCCTTGAGCTGTACGCCGCGTTCTACCCGAACCCCGCGAACTGGCGCCCCCTCGCCGAACGCCTGCGCCTGACCGACAAGCTGGACAGCCGCTTCGGCAAGCTCTCCGGAGGCCAGAAGCAGCGCCTGTTCATCGCGCTCGCGCTGATCGGCAACCCGAGGGTCGTCGTGCTCGACGAGCTGACCACCGGGCTCGACCCGCGCGCCCGCCGCGATACCTGGGAGCTCATCGAGGACGTACGCGACAGCGGCGTCACCGTCCTCCTGGTCACCCACTTCATGGAGGAGGCCCAGCGCCTCTGCGACCGCATCGCGGTCATCGACCAGGGGCGGATCGCCGCGCTCGACAGCCCGGCGGGCCTCATCAGCCGCGCCGCCGGATCCACCGTCATGTCCTTCACCCCGTCCGCGCCCCTCGACGAGCGGGAGCTCGCCGCCCTGCCGCGGGTGATCTCCGTCGACCAGCGCGACGGCCGCTACACCCTGGGCGGCACCGACGAGACCGTCAACGCCGCCATCACGCTGCTCGCCCGGCACCACATCACCGCCCACCAACTTCGGGTATCCGACGCCACGTTGGACGACGCGTTCCTCGACCTGACGGGAGCCACGGCATGA